GCTGTTCGTTCGGGGCCGTTCGCGGGCGCGGCGCTCACCGTCGCCGGCCACGATCATCTCGTGGCGGCTGAGGCGATGGGTTCGCTGCAACCGGGCCGTTATCACGTGTCGATGGGCACCGCCGAGGTGATCCTGCGTGTCACGGACCGGCCGCTGTCGCCCGAAGCCCGCGGCCGCCTTGCGGGCAGTCTGATCAACGAGGTGCGCCATATCGTGCCGGGACGGCACGTCATCGTCGCCGGCGTCAAGAGCGGCTTGTTGCTGCGGCGGGCACTGCAACTCGCCGGTGTCAGCGACCGGGCGGGGCGTGATCGGCTCGACGACGACGTGTGCGAACTGCCCTACGAGGGCGCACTGCCCGACGGCGCCCTGGTGGCATCCGGCGCCCGCAACGACGACGGCGTGCTGCAGCTGGAAATCCGAAGCGACGGCGTGAGCCCGGCGGAGCTGTTCGGCGCGGTGCTGAGGCACAGCAACGACGAGATCCGCATGCTTCTGAACGCCATCGAACGTGAGCTGCCGCCCGCCACCACGACCATTCTCACCGGCGGCTGGGCGAGCATGTCCAGCGTTCGGCGTGCACGCAGCCGCGTGCTTCCTGACCTCACGGTCTCATCACGCGAGCAGGACACCGCCCATGGTGCCGCGCTGCTCGCCCGTACCCTGCTAAGGAGCAGCCCATGAACGACCTCACCACCATCGAACGCCGTGCCCTGCAGCGGATCTCCACTGACCGCGGCAACATGCTCGTCATCGCCGCCGACCAGCGCAACAGCATGAAGGCTGTCGTGCAGGATGCGCCGGAAGCGGGCATCACCGCTGCCGAGCTCGCCGTCATCAAGGCCGATCTGGTTCAGCACCTGGCCAATCACGCCCCGGCAATTCTGCTCGACCCCGAGGTGGCGCTGCCCGGCATCGTCGATGATCGCGTGCTCACCCGCGACACCGCGCTCGTCGTGGGAATGGATTCCTCGGGTGCCGACGTTGTCGACGGCCTGAAATACACGAACTTCGTACCCGGCATCACCGCCCGGCAGGTGCGTGACTTCGGCGGCGATGCCGCCAAGATGCTCTACTACACGCGCCCCGACCGGCAACCGCACGATGCCCGCCTGCTGCGCGACTTGGACACCGCCATCGCCGACTGCGACCGTGAGGGCGTGCTTTTGGTTGTGGAGCTGCTCACCTATCGCCTGGAGGAGGAGACGGAGCACGAATACCAGGCCAAGTTCACCGACCTCGTCGCCGACGGGGCGCGCCTTGCTATCGAGCATGGCTCGAAGGTGTTGAAGCTGCAGTATCCGGGATCGGCAGACGGATGCCGCTCCGTGACGGATGCCGCGGGGGGCGTCCCCTGGGCGGTGCTGTCTGCGGGCGTCGATCACGAGACCTTCCTCGGCCAGGTGCAGGTCGCGATGGCGGGCGGGGCATCAGGCGCGATGGCCGGCCGCGCCGTTTGGAAGGACGCCCTGTCGTTCGATCCGATCCGTCGCGAGGAACTGCTCACGGGCCGCGCGCTGCCGCGTCTGTACGAATTGCAGGCGGCCGTCGATGGGCTCTGACGATGGGCACTGACGATGGGCACTGACGATGGGCTCGACACGCGGCGCGCGCGCAGATGCGCAGCCGGTACTCTGGCGAAGGCACGATTGACGTCGGGGGTGCCTGAGCGCTGCAGTTCGGGGAGGGGGAGACTATGGCCACAATGCGTGATGTCGCAGCGCGCGCCGGTGTGAGCGTCAAGACCGTGTCGCGCGTCTTCAATAACGACCCGCACGTGCTGCCGGAGAAGCGTGGGCTCGTCGAACAGGCCATGCGCGAGCTCAACTACGTTCCCAATGCGCTGGCGACCACGTTCCGCTCCGGGCGCACTGCGGCCCTCGGCGTTGCGGTGCCGGACGTTGTCGACCCGTTCTTCGCCGCGATCGCCCGCGCGATCGATGACGTGGCATCCACATACGGCATGTCGACTCTCGTGACCAGCCTCGGTGAAGATCCCGCCACCGAGCAGGGAATCGTCGAGCGGCTTCTCGGCCGACAGCTGACCGGCCTGATTCTCGCGCCGGTGAGCACCGACCACGGCTGGCTCCGGCGCTGGCAGGAGCACACGCCGATCGTGTTCGTCGACCGCGCGCCGCAAAACCTCGTGACGGATTCCTTCACCGACGACGATCGGGGCGGCGGCTTCGCCGCAACGTCGTATCTGATTGCGAAGGGCCACCGCCGCATTGCCTACCTCGGTCGTGACCCGCTGTTGGTTACGGAGTCCGATCGGCGTGAAGGCTACCGGCGGGCCCTCGCCGAACATGGCATCCCGTATGACCCGAAACTTGTGATGGAGCACATCACCGAGCGGCACGCGGCTGCCGCCGCCGTCGCGAAGCTCACCGCGTTGGCCAACCCGCCGACCGCGATCTTCTCGGCTAACGCCCGCACGTCGATGCCCCTCACCGCGGCACTGCGCGGCAGCCCGCTCGCGGTCATCGGCTTCGGCGACTTTCCGATGGCGGACCTGCTGACGCCGGCGCTGACGATCATGGACCAGAATCCGTCGCGCATGGGCCAGCTCGCCGCCCAGCGCATCTACGATCGGCTGGAGTCTCCGACCGCCAGCTTCCCGCTGCACACCGTGCTCGACGTGACGCTCGTCGAGCGCGAATCGGCCTGAGCCGACGACGGATGCCCAGCCTCAGCCAGCGGGCTCGGCAAGCGGCCACGTTGGCTCGGGATCGACCGTGGTGACGGCATCCGGAAGGTCGCGAAGGGACGTGACGAGCGTCGCCTGCTGACTGACCGCAAGCGTGCCGAAACGCGCCGCCATCGTGCAGCCCGCGACCAGGTCGAGATTTACCGCCGATCCGGCACCGAGGATGAAGCCGGCGAGTGAAGCATCGCCTGCTCCGGCCGTGCTCGCCAGCCGTTGTGCGTGGGCGACCGCGTGCACCACCGTGTCGTGCGAGACGACGAGTGCTCCATCTGCGCCGATGCTCACGTACAGCAGGTCGATACCCCGAGCGATCACCACGCGCGCGGCCTCGACCACATCGCCAAGCGTGCGCAGCGCCAGGCCGCCGAGCGCATCCGACAGCTCATGAACGTTGGGCTTGATCAGGTCGATGCCCGCTGGGTCTGCGATCAGGTGCCGCAACGGCTCCCCGCTCGTGTCCACCGCCACTCGCAGCCCGCGGGCGGATGCCGTGGTCGTGAGGCTGCGGATGTCGGTGAGCTGACCGTCGACGGCGGGCAGTGAACCGCCCACGACGAGCCAGCTTGCGCTCGTCGCGGCGATCTCGGCATCCGTCGCATTGACGACGTGCTGCCACTGCCGCGCTGTCATCGAGCGAACCGGCCCGTTGACCTTGGTGGTCACTCCGCCGGCGTCGACGATCTGCGTGTTGATGCGGGTCTGACCCGGCAGGAAGACCGGCCGCAGCACATCGGCATGTGGCGATGCCGCGGCCAGCGACGCATCTTCGGAGCCGAGCACGACGACCGCCGCAGCATCCATCCCGCCCGTTGCAAGCGCGACGGCAACGTTCACGCCCTTGCCGCTGATTTCGCGCACCGACGATTGTGACCGAATAAAGTCACCGCGACGCAGCGTGTCGACACGATAGGTGAGGTCGATTGCGCCGGCG
The Rathayibacter sp. SW19 DNA segment above includes these coding regions:
- a CDS encoding FGGY-family carbohydrate kinase; this encodes MPAPSPLTAGIDLGSTSLKMLVSDADGSQIACEQVPTPWRTGRGGTTELDAVALRTAIDDLVAATGAALPADTVVEAIGIAGMGETGFLVDDELNVAAPAFAWFDPRGAAEAASFSPELRAEFAGRTGLPLGAQVSLAKLAYERSRGIALESFRWLNIPEFAAAHLGGDVAAEYSLASRTGLLDQNTGEPWSLALAELGVGREFIPPLRGAGTSWGAASAVRSGPFAGAALTVAGHDHLVAAEAMGSLQPGRYHVSMGTAEVILRVTDRPLSPEARGRLAGSLINEVRHIVPGRHVIVAGVKSGLLLRRALQLAGVSDRAGRDRLDDDVCELPYEGALPDGALVASGARNDDGVLQLEIRSDGVSPAELFGAVLRHSNDEIRMLLNAIERELPPATTTILTGGWASMSSVRRARSRVLPDLTVSSREQDTAHGAALLARTLLRSSP
- a CDS encoding LacI family DNA-binding transcriptional regulator encodes the protein MATMRDVAARAGVSVKTVSRVFNNDPHVLPEKRGLVEQAMRELNYVPNALATTFRSGRTAALGVAVPDVVDPFFAAIARAIDDVASTYGMSTLVTSLGEDPATEQGIVERLLGRQLTGLILAPVSTDHGWLRRWQEHTPIVFVDRAPQNLVTDSFTDDDRGGGFAATSYLIAKGHRRIAYLGRDPLLVTESDRREGYRRALAEHGIPYDPKLVMEHITERHAAAAAVAKLTALANPPTAIFSANARTSMPLTAALRGSPLAVIGFGDFPMADLLTPALTIMDQNPSRMGQLAAQRIYDRLESPTASFPLHTVLDVTLVERESA
- a CDS encoding 1-phosphofructokinase family hexose kinase, translating into MSVVTVTPAGAIDLTYRVDTLRRGDFIRSQSSVREISGKGVNVAVALATGGMDAAAVVVLGSEDASLAAASPHADVLRPVFLPGQTRINTQIVDAGGVTTKVNGPVRSMTARQWQHVVNATDAEIAATSASWLVVGGSLPAVDGQLTDIRSLTTTASARGLRVAVDTSGEPLRHLIADPAGIDLIKPNVHELSDALGGLALRTLGDVVEAARVVIARGIDLLYVSIGADGALVVSHDTVVHAVAHAQRLASTAGAGDASLAGFILGAGSAVNLDLVAGCTMAARFGTLAVSQQATLVTSLRDLPDAVTTVDPEPTWPLAEPAG